The following proteins are encoded in a genomic region of Natrinema sp. DC36:
- a CDS encoding metal ABC transporter ATP-binding protein, whose product MTVVDLENVTFAYGEQPAVKDVSLRVEEGDFLGLIGPNGSGKTTLLHLMLGLRSPDSGSIELFDEPVDEFDDGERIGYVSQQATNRGGSMPVTVREVVTMGRFAHAGHSRLTDEDHAAVDEALQTVAITDLADRQVNQLSGGQRQRAYIARALASEADLLALDEPTVGVDAESRDAFYQLLESLNESGIAIILIEHDIGVVTDRASRIACINTELYHHGDTESFVESDALTEAYGATGQVVHHHH is encoded by the coding sequence GTGACCGTCGTCGACCTCGAAAACGTGACGTTCGCCTACGGCGAGCAGCCGGCGGTGAAGGACGTCTCACTTCGGGTCGAAGAGGGAGACTTCCTCGGGCTGATCGGCCCCAACGGCTCGGGCAAGACCACCCTCCTGCATCTCATGCTCGGACTGCGCAGTCCCGACAGCGGCTCGATCGAACTGTTCGACGAACCCGTCGACGAATTCGACGACGGCGAGCGGATCGGCTACGTCTCCCAGCAGGCGACCAATCGTGGCGGCTCGATGCCGGTCACCGTCCGCGAGGTTGTCACCATGGGCCGGTTCGCCCACGCGGGCCACAGCCGACTGACCGACGAGGATCACGCGGCCGTCGACGAGGCCCTCCAGACGGTCGCCATTACCGACCTCGCGGACCGACAGGTCAATCAGCTCTCCGGCGGCCAGCGCCAGCGGGCCTACATCGCACGCGCGCTGGCCTCCGAGGCCGACCTCCTGGCGCTCGACGAGCCGACCGTCGGCGTCGACGCCGAGTCCCGCGACGCGTTCTACCAGTTGCTCGAGTCACTCAACGAGTCGGGGATCGCGATCATCCTGATCGAACACGACATCGGCGTCGTCACGGACCGGGCGAGCCGGATCGCCTGCATCAACACCGAACTCTACCACCACGGCGACACCGAATCGTTCGTCGAGAGCGACGCCCTGACCGAGGCCTACGGCGCGACGGGCCAGGTCGTCCATCACCACCACTGA
- a CDS encoding YhjD/YihY/BrkB family envelope integrity protein yields MGINVRGAVPFAKSVVTGIQEKNVTFMAAGIAYQAFISLIPLLVLVFFLVSFVGDEALAQQVSSTTEGFLPESGQIILEDGIEGDTGSVGTSIIGLVALVWGSLKIFRGLDTAFSEIYASTEENSLVDQLQDGAVVFGTIGVALVAAAMTTIAFAFFPNIPFLGVLNPLLLVVGLTIAFLPMYYFFPDVDVSAREVLPGVIVAAVGWAALQALFQIYVAISSSSESAGPIGAILLLLTWLYFGGLILLVGGVVNATRSGHIEIESDETAAGDGSLEGIPEDADRDPFVDSNRYERDRLEARLSQLRRERDQLRNDRDAQRTRRYRLEDRVDDLEARIDRLEAENGELEDENERLRRELAARQGPSWRRRARGVLRRARTLTVGSVESRNE; encoded by the coding sequence ATGGGTATCAACGTCCGCGGTGCGGTGCCCTTCGCGAAGTCGGTCGTGACGGGCATCCAGGAAAAGAACGTGACGTTCATGGCCGCTGGAATCGCCTATCAGGCGTTTATCTCCTTGATTCCGCTGCTCGTGCTCGTCTTCTTCCTCGTCTCGTTCGTCGGCGACGAGGCGCTCGCCCAGCAGGTCTCTTCGACGACCGAGGGATTTCTCCCCGAGAGCGGGCAGATCATCCTCGAGGACGGGATCGAGGGAGATACCGGCAGCGTCGGAACCTCGATCATCGGACTCGTCGCGCTCGTCTGGGGATCATTGAAGATCTTTCGGGGATTGGACACCGCTTTCTCGGAGATTTACGCGTCGACCGAGGAGAACTCACTCGTCGATCAACTACAAGACGGTGCCGTCGTCTTCGGAACGATCGGCGTCGCGCTGGTCGCCGCGGCGATGACCACCATCGCGTTCGCGTTCTTCCCGAACATTCCCTTCCTCGGAGTGTTGAACCCGCTGTTGCTCGTGGTCGGGCTGACGATCGCATTTCTCCCGATGTACTACTTCTTCCCCGACGTCGACGTCTCGGCTCGGGAGGTACTCCCGGGCGTTATCGTCGCCGCCGTCGGCTGGGCGGCGCTTCAGGCGCTCTTCCAGATCTACGTCGCCATCTCGAGCAGCTCCGAGTCGGCCGGCCCGATCGGGGCGATCCTCCTCTTACTGACGTGGCTCTACTTCGGCGGCTTGATACTGCTCGTGGGCGGCGTCGTCAACGCGACACGGTCGGGGCACATCGAGATCGAATCCGACGAGACGGCCGCCGGAGACGGATCGCTCGAGGGGATTCCAGAAGATGCGGACCGCGACCCCTTCGTCGATTCGAACCGGTACGAACGCGACCGTCTCGAGGCTCGACTGTCCCAACTCCGGCGGGAGCGCGACCAGTTGCGAAACGACCGGGACGCCCAGCGGACGCGTCGGTACCGACTCGAGGACCGCGTCGACGACCTCGAGGCGCGGATCGATCGCCTCGAGGCGGAAAACGGAGAGCTCGAGGACGAGAACGAGCGGCTTCGGCGCGAGCTCGCGGCCCGTCAGGGACCGTCGTGGCGACGGCGGGCGCGCGGCGTCCTGCGGCGAGCCCGGACGCTAACCGTCGGATCCGTCGAAAGTCGGAACGAGTAG
- a CDS encoding metal ABC transporter permease, with protein sequence MTQHHSLRRRLEHVGIGLTAILAVAMVGLLTIDALREAPVVGVLYEQARIAGWWADHYLGTNVFYHPFMWRSIATGILIGVVAPLVGTYLVHREMALIGETLAHTAFAGVAVGLVVSATTGWNGSLMLVALIVGVLGALGVQWLTERTDTYGDVPIAIMLTGSFAVGTLIISYGRGMTGFNVEGYLFGNISVVTPSGARLMAVITVVVVVVTVATYKQLLFITFDEQAARVARLNVTWYNTLLIVMTAVVVVGAMQILGVILVAAMLVVPVAAATQIAHSFRETLYCSILFGQVAVIGGFVFSISQGLPTGGSIVVVAIVCYLLAIFASSRSTAAISTH encoded by the coding sequence ATGACGCAGCATCACTCTCTCCGTCGTCGGCTCGAGCACGTCGGAATCGGCCTCACCGCGATCCTCGCGGTCGCGATGGTCGGCCTGCTAACTATCGACGCGTTGCGCGAAGCGCCCGTCGTCGGCGTGCTGTACGAACAGGCCCGAATTGCGGGCTGGTGGGCGGATCACTACCTCGGGACGAACGTCTTCTACCATCCGTTCATGTGGCGCTCGATCGCGACCGGAATCCTGATCGGGGTCGTCGCGCCGCTGGTCGGGACCTATCTCGTCCACCGCGAGATGGCGCTAATCGGCGAGACGCTGGCCCACACGGCCTTCGCCGGCGTCGCGGTCGGCTTGGTTGTGAGCGCGACGACCGGCTGGAACGGCTCGCTGATGCTCGTCGCGCTGATCGTTGGCGTCCTCGGTGCGCTCGGGGTCCAGTGGCTGACCGAACGGACCGACACCTACGGCGACGTGCCGATCGCGATCATGCTGACCGGCAGCTTCGCCGTCGGCACGCTGATCATCAGCTACGGCCGCGGCATGACCGGGTTCAACGTCGAGGGCTATCTATTCGGGAACATCTCGGTCGTCACCCCCTCGGGGGCGCGGCTGATGGCCGTCATCACCGTGGTCGTCGTGGTCGTCACCGTCGCGACCTACAAGCAACTCCTGTTCATCACCTTCGACGAACAGGCCGCCCGCGTCGCGCGGCTCAACGTGACGTGGTACAACACCCTGCTGATCGTGATGACGGCCGTCGTCGTCGTCGGCGCGATGCAGATCCTCGGCGTGATCCTCGTCGCCGCGATGCTCGTCGTCCCCGTCGCCGCGGCCACGCAGATCGCCCACAGCTTCCGGGAGACGCTCTACTGTTCGATCCTTTTCGGACAGGTGGCGGTCATCGGCGGCTTCGTCTTCTCGATTTCCCAGGGGCTGCCCACCGGCGGCTCGATCGTCGTCGTCGCCATCGTCTGCTACCTGCTCGCGATCTTCGCCTCGAGCCGGTCGACAGCCGCCATTTCGACTCACTGA
- a CDS encoding carbohydrate kinase, whose translation MSHDVLVAGETLIDWVPERAGPLEDVAGFERRPGGAPANVAVALARLEGQPLFWTRVGADPFGRYLERVLENNGLPIRFVERDPGAKTTLAFVTHDETGERAFTFYRDGTADTRLEPDRIDDETLADCEWVHAGGVTLSSGSSRAATLDLLERAAAAGCTVSFDPNLRPALWPNVGTFASVVGDALAHVDVCLATAAELEALGFSGDSAAEIARATIDHGPPHTVFVTRGSDGAVGVASDDAPWPADVVDHPGFDVAAVDTTGAGDAFVAGAIAALRDDQEPADAVAFANAVAATATTAKGAMAALPTRDAVAPLLEAERSHRRS comes from the coding sequence ATGTCTCACGACGTCCTCGTCGCCGGCGAAACGCTCATCGACTGGGTACCCGAACGGGCCGGCCCGCTCGAGGACGTCGCCGGCTTCGAACGCCGCCCTGGCGGGGCCCCGGCGAACGTCGCCGTCGCGCTCGCCCGTCTCGAGGGCCAACCGCTGTTCTGGACTCGCGTCGGGGCGGATCCGTTCGGCCGGTACCTCGAGCGCGTCCTCGAGAACAACGGTCTCCCCATTCGGTTCGTCGAGCGCGATCCGGGCGCGAAGACGACGCTCGCGTTCGTCACACACGACGAGACCGGCGAGCGCGCGTTCACCTTCTACCGGGATGGAACCGCCGACACACGCCTCGAGCCCGACCGGATCGACGATGAGACGCTGGCCGACTGCGAGTGGGTCCACGCCGGCGGCGTCACCCTCTCGAGCGGGTCATCGCGCGCGGCGACGCTCGACCTGCTCGAGCGAGCCGCGGCCGCGGGCTGTACGGTCTCGTTCGATCCGAACCTGCGGCCGGCGCTGTGGCCGAATGTAGGGACGTTCGCAAGCGTGGTAGGCGACGCGCTCGCTCACGTCGATGTCTGTCTCGCGACGGCGGCGGAGCTCGAGGCGCTGGGATTTTCCGGCGATTCGGCCGCCGAAATCGCGCGAGCAACGATCGACCACGGACCGCCCCACACCGTCTTCGTGACGCGCGGAAGCGACGGGGCGGTCGGCGTCGCGAGCGACGATGCACCGTGGCCCGCGGACGTGGTCGACCACCCCGGATTCGACGTCGCCGCCGTCGATACGACGGGTGCCGGTGACGCGTTCGTCGCCGGAGCGATCGCAGCCTTGCGAGACGACCAAGAACCCGCAGACGCGGTGGCGTTTGCGAATGCGGTCGCTGCGACGGCGACCACTGCGAAGGGGGCGATGGCGGCGTTACCGACGCGCGACGCCGTGGCTCCGCTGCTCGAAGCGGAGCGTTCCCATCGTCGGTCGTGA
- a CDS encoding metal ABC transporter substrate-binding protein, which translates to MNPTRRALLRGGASALAAGTVAGCLDDIDATNADLETGYAAFFTLWDWGQQVSGDAVDFENPVGTGQPGHGWSPSGDLTRDIADAGAFVYFDTPEFSWAQDIAATLETDYDTVAVIDGLEGLEGELLGWDHEADAGTHAHETENDHSNDSHEDEGDHSNDSHEDEGDHSDHSHDSEDGHGDETHDGHDHDRSSVDPHVWLDPVLAQDIVDTIASGLADADPDNAGTYEENAAAYTDDLAALDQRFEDLIDAADRQIAVFAGHDSFTYLQERYGFEIHTPTGVSPQEPSNNDISATLELVDEEGIETILYSPFEDREGEYPPLVNTILRDTDATDAMPITHLSGTLARWQERDWGYVEQMEEINIPAFKKALDAQ; encoded by the coding sequence ATGAACCCGACACGACGCGCGCTGCTCAGAGGGGGAGCCAGCGCACTCGCCGCCGGTACCGTCGCCGGCTGTCTCGACGACATCGACGCGACGAACGCGGACCTCGAGACCGGCTACGCCGCCTTCTTTACCCTCTGGGACTGGGGCCAGCAGGTGAGCGGCGACGCGGTCGATTTCGAGAACCCGGTCGGAACCGGCCAGCCCGGCCACGGCTGGTCGCCAAGCGGCGATCTGACTCGAGACATCGCCGACGCCGGCGCGTTCGTCTACTTCGACACGCCGGAATTTTCGTGGGCACAGGACATCGCGGCGACGCTCGAGACCGACTACGATACCGTGGCCGTGATCGACGGGCTCGAGGGGCTCGAGGGGGAACTGCTCGGCTGGGACCACGAGGCCGACGCCGGTACCCACGCTCACGAGACCGAGAACGATCACAGCAATGATTCCCACGAGGACGAAGGCGATCACAGCAATGATTCCCACGAGGACGAAGGCGATCACAGCGACCACTCTCACGACAGTGAGGACGGCCACGGCGACGAGACCCACGACGGCCACGATCACGACCGGTCGTCGGTGGATCCCCACGTCTGGCTCGACCCCGTGCTCGCGCAGGATATCGTCGATACCATCGCGTCGGGACTCGCCGACGCCGACCCGGACAACGCCGGAACTTACGAGGAAAACGCCGCCGCGTACACGGACGACCTCGCAGCCCTCGACCAGCGATTCGAAGACCTAATCGACGCGGCCGACCGTCAGATCGCCGTCTTCGCCGGTCACGACTCGTTTACCTACCTACAGGAGCGATACGGGTTCGAAATCCACACGCCGACCGGTGTCAGCCCACAGGAACCGAGTAATAACGATATCTCGGCGACGCTCGAGCTGGTCGACGAAGAGGGAATCGAGACGATCCTCTACAGTCCCTTCGAGGACCGCGAAGGCGAGTACCCGCCGCTGGTCAACACCATCCTCCGGGACACCGACGCGACCGACGCGATGCCGATCACGCACCTCTCGGGGACTCTCGCGAGGTGGCAAGAGCGGGACTGGGGCTACGTCGAGCAGATGGAAGAGATAAACATCCCCGCGTTCAAAAAGGCACTAGACGCACAGTGA